Proteins encoded within one genomic window of Macaca thibetana thibetana isolate TM-01 chromosome 3, ASM2454274v1, whole genome shotgun sequence:
- the LOC126951705 gene encoding keratin-associated protein 11-1, producing MSFNCSTRNCSSRPIGGRCTGPVTQVTTTSTTDADCLGGIYLPSSFQTGSWLLDHCQETCCGPTACQPTCYQRTSCVSNPCQVTCSRQTTCVSNPCSTTCSRPLTFVSSGCQPLGGISSVCQPVGGVSTVCQPACGVSRTYQQSCVSSCRRTC from the coding sequence ATGTCCTTCAACTGCTCCACAAGAAACTGCTCTTCCAGGCCCATTGGAGGACGCTGCACTGGTCCAGTGACCCAAGTTACCACGACTTCCACCACTGATGCTGACTGCCTGGGCGGCATCTATTTGCCCAGTTCCTTCCAAACTGGCTCTTGGCTCCTGGACCACTGTCAGGAGACCTGCTGCGGGCCCACTGCTTGCCAGCCAACCTGTTACCAGCGAACTTCATGTGTCTCCAACCCTTGCCAGGTGACCTGCTCTCGACAAACTACCTGTGTTTCCAACCCCTGCTCAACTACCTGCAGCCGACCGCTCACCTTTGTCTCTAGTGGATGTCAACCCCTGGGAGGTATCTCCAGTGTCTGCCAACCAGTGGGAGGGGTCTCTACTGTCTGCCAGCCAGCCTGTGGGGTCTCCAGGACGTACCAGCAGTCCTGTGTGTCCAGCTGCCGAAGAACCTGCTAA